The following proteins are encoded in a genomic region of Thunnus maccoyii chromosome 8, fThuMac1.1, whole genome shotgun sequence:
- the gcna gene encoding acidic repeat-containing protein isoform X2, giving the protein MNDDTCKLFERVAKKMGWMDDGGLDTAEKKLKAVIGKSRHGATSDQSASPVQLLLSESEDDLEKENQYSGGNEYRNKALIESSDDDFDQLLAGRATPKAKPTSQKPSSAAKKNSSNVVVVSSDDEGSFEKFLQRVKTPNTKPRKISESGSEDSLKNFIVDDYLSGDDFIETKSSTKVPKKSNTPAAQRPSRRPLSEWNSPVFVSDSEEEDDNIAVKSTWRTRHSKPKSLPKSHKNNDALCDPEDSSPSLFLPPVPSPFALPPHKTKTLLASPKRTLSAPPKLDDSASSEEEFTSLLDRLKKKNKLPSTSFSPKNIKECSKDPPVLVPPAKGLTTPSSKSFGETSKLFKTPGKPTILKPVSQTEPRHGPSSRLALCKTPGCFLQSLSNPGTSYGRSFRQNKEDLTSKLYQLFNTSVFDSKLPVDMSVTWNKKLRKTAGHCISGQERGGGSRYARIELSEKVCDSADRLRDTLIHEMCHAATWLINGVRDGHGTFWKLYARKATLVHPELPMVTRCHSYDIKYKFQYQCTRCQNTIGRHSKSLDTQRFVCALCTGQLVLLTPSKPRAPTPFANFVKENYGTVRQELSGQSHAEVMRKLSADFASKTKLSQS; this is encoded by the exons ATGAATGATGACACCTGCAAATTATTTGAAAGAGTTGCTAAAAAGatgggatggatggatgatggaggaCTGGACACAGCAGAAAAGAAG CTGAAAGCTGTGATTGGCAAGTCTCGTCATGGTGCCACAAGTGATCAATCAGCCTCGCCTGTCCAGCTTCTCCTCTCTGAGAGTGAAGATGACCTAGAGAAGGAGAACCAGTACTCAGGGGGCAACGAGTACAGAAATAAGGCTTTGATCGAGTCAAGTGATGATGACTTTGACCAAT TACTTGCGGGAAGGGCTACTCCAAAAGCTAAACCTACCTCACAGAAACCAAGCAGTGCTGCAAAGAAAAACAG CTCAAATGTAGTTGTGGTGAGCTCGGACGATGAAGGCAGTTTTGAGAAAT TTCTGCAACGAGTGAAAACCCCTAACACCAAGCCTAGGAAAATATCAGAGAGTGGGAGTGAAGACAG CCTCAAAAACTTCATAGTGGATGACTACTTATCAGGCGATGACTTTATTGAGACAAAATCATCGACTAAAG TTCCCAAGAAGAGCAATACTCCAGCAGCCCAGCGTCCATCGAGGAGACCGTTGTCTGAGTGGAACTCTCCGGTCTTTGTTAGTGACAGTGAGGAAGAAGATGATAATATTGCGGTCAAGAGCACATGGAGGACTCGTCACTCAAAGCCTAAGTCCCTGCCAAAGTCTCACAAGAATAACGATGCACTGTGTGACCCAGAGGACAGTTCACCATCACTGTTTCTGCCTCCGGTTCCTTCTCCCTTTGCTCTGCCTCCTCACAAAACTAAAACATTACTGGCCTCTCCCAAACGTACTCTGTCAGCTCCTCCTAAGCTGGATGACTCAGCCAGTTCTGAAGAGGAGTTCACATCCCTACTGGAcagactgaaaaagaaaaacaagctccCAAGCACTTCATTCTCACCTAAGAACATCAAAG AATGCAGTAAGGATCCTCCTGTGTTAGTTCCTCCTGCTAAGGGGCTAACAACACCCAGCTCTAAATCATTTGGGGAAACCTCCAAGCTTTTTAAAACTCCAGGGAAACCCACTATCTTGAAGCCCGTCAGTCAGACAGAGCCTAGACACGGCCCCAGCAGCAG GTTAGCGTTGTGTAAAACCCCAGGTTGCTTCTTGCAGTCCCTCTCAAACCCTGGCACCAGCTATGGCCGCAGTTTTCGGCAGAACAAGGAAGACCTCACCAGCAAACTCTACCAGCTGTTCAATACCAGTGTGTTTGATAGTAAG cTCCCCGTCGATATGTCAGTGACTTGGAATAAGAAGTTGCGGAAAACGGCCGGCCACTGCATCAGTGGGCAGGAGCGAGGTGGAGGGAGCCGCTACGCTCGCATTGAACTGTCAGAGAAAGTTTGTGATTCTGCAG ATCGTCTCAGGGACACACTGATTCATGAGATGTGTCATGCTGCAACATGGCTCATTAACGGTGTAAGGGATGGACACGGGACCTTCTGGAAGCTGTATGCTCGCAAGGCCACGCTGGTGCATCCTGAGCTGCCCATGGTCACTCGCTGTCACAGCTATGACATCAAGTACAAATTCCAGTACCAGTGCACCCGCTGCCAGAATAC GATTGGCCGTCATTCCAAGTCGCTGGACACGCAGAGGTTCGTGTGCGCCCTCTGCACAGGTCAACTTGTCCTACTGACACCTTCCAAGCCGCGTGCTCCCACACCTTTTGCCAACTTTGTCAAAGAGAATTACGGGACTGTACGACAAGAGCTGTCAGGACAAAGCCATGCAGAAGTAATGCGTAAACTTAGTGCCGACTTTGCCTCCAAGACTAAACTCAGTCAAAGTTGA
- the gcna gene encoding acidic repeat-containing protein isoform X1, whose product MLASMLLTVTLRAEETMNDDTCKLFERVAKKMGWMDDGGLDTAEKKLKAVIGKSRHGATSDQSASPVQLLLSESEDDLEKENQYSGGNEYRNKALIESSDDDFDQLLAGRATPKAKPTSQKPSSAAKKNSSNVVVVSSDDEGSFEKFLQRVKTPNTKPRKISESGSEDSLKNFIVDDYLSGDDFIETKSSTKVPKKSNTPAAQRPSRRPLSEWNSPVFVSDSEEEDDNIAVKSTWRTRHSKPKSLPKSHKNNDALCDPEDSSPSLFLPPVPSPFALPPHKTKTLLASPKRTLSAPPKLDDSASSEEEFTSLLDRLKKKNKLPSTSFSPKNIKECSKDPPVLVPPAKGLTTPSSKSFGETSKLFKTPGKPTILKPVSQTEPRHGPSSRLALCKTPGCFLQSLSNPGTSYGRSFRQNKEDLTSKLYQLFNTSVFDSKLPVDMSVTWNKKLRKTAGHCISGQERGGGSRYARIELSEKVCDSADRLRDTLIHEMCHAATWLINGVRDGHGTFWKLYARKATLVHPELPMVTRCHSYDIKYKFQYQCTRCQNTIGRHSKSLDTQRFVCALCTGQLVLLTPSKPRAPTPFANFVKENYGTVRQELSGQSHAEVMRKLSADFASKTKLSQS is encoded by the exons ATGTTAGCTAGCATGTTGCTAACGGTAACGCTAAG AGCAGAGGAAACTATGAATGATGACACCTGCAAATTATTTGAAAGAGTTGCTAAAAAGatgggatggatggatgatggaggaCTGGACACAGCAGAAAAGAAG CTGAAAGCTGTGATTGGCAAGTCTCGTCATGGTGCCACAAGTGATCAATCAGCCTCGCCTGTCCAGCTTCTCCTCTCTGAGAGTGAAGATGACCTAGAGAAGGAGAACCAGTACTCAGGGGGCAACGAGTACAGAAATAAGGCTTTGATCGAGTCAAGTGATGATGACTTTGACCAAT TACTTGCGGGAAGGGCTACTCCAAAAGCTAAACCTACCTCACAGAAACCAAGCAGTGCTGCAAAGAAAAACAG CTCAAATGTAGTTGTGGTGAGCTCGGACGATGAAGGCAGTTTTGAGAAAT TTCTGCAACGAGTGAAAACCCCTAACACCAAGCCTAGGAAAATATCAGAGAGTGGGAGTGAAGACAG CCTCAAAAACTTCATAGTGGATGACTACTTATCAGGCGATGACTTTATTGAGACAAAATCATCGACTAAAG TTCCCAAGAAGAGCAATACTCCAGCAGCCCAGCGTCCATCGAGGAGACCGTTGTCTGAGTGGAACTCTCCGGTCTTTGTTAGTGACAGTGAGGAAGAAGATGATAATATTGCGGTCAAGAGCACATGGAGGACTCGTCACTCAAAGCCTAAGTCCCTGCCAAAGTCTCACAAGAATAACGATGCACTGTGTGACCCAGAGGACAGTTCACCATCACTGTTTCTGCCTCCGGTTCCTTCTCCCTTTGCTCTGCCTCCTCACAAAACTAAAACATTACTGGCCTCTCCCAAACGTACTCTGTCAGCTCCTCCTAAGCTGGATGACTCAGCCAGTTCTGAAGAGGAGTTCACATCCCTACTGGAcagactgaaaaagaaaaacaagctccCAAGCACTTCATTCTCACCTAAGAACATCAAAG AATGCAGTAAGGATCCTCCTGTGTTAGTTCCTCCTGCTAAGGGGCTAACAACACCCAGCTCTAAATCATTTGGGGAAACCTCCAAGCTTTTTAAAACTCCAGGGAAACCCACTATCTTGAAGCCCGTCAGTCAGACAGAGCCTAGACACGGCCCCAGCAGCAG GTTAGCGTTGTGTAAAACCCCAGGTTGCTTCTTGCAGTCCCTCTCAAACCCTGGCACCAGCTATGGCCGCAGTTTTCGGCAGAACAAGGAAGACCTCACCAGCAAACTCTACCAGCTGTTCAATACCAGTGTGTTTGATAGTAAG cTCCCCGTCGATATGTCAGTGACTTGGAATAAGAAGTTGCGGAAAACGGCCGGCCACTGCATCAGTGGGCAGGAGCGAGGTGGAGGGAGCCGCTACGCTCGCATTGAACTGTCAGAGAAAGTTTGTGATTCTGCAG ATCGTCTCAGGGACACACTGATTCATGAGATGTGTCATGCTGCAACATGGCTCATTAACGGTGTAAGGGATGGACACGGGACCTTCTGGAAGCTGTATGCTCGCAAGGCCACGCTGGTGCATCCTGAGCTGCCCATGGTCACTCGCTGTCACAGCTATGACATCAAGTACAAATTCCAGTACCAGTGCACCCGCTGCCAGAATAC GATTGGCCGTCATTCCAAGTCGCTGGACACGCAGAGGTTCGTGTGCGCCCTCTGCACAGGTCAACTTGTCCTACTGACACCTTCCAAGCCGCGTGCTCCCACACCTTTTGCCAACTTTGTCAAAGAGAATTACGGGACTGTACGACAAGAGCTGTCAGGACAAAGCCATGCAGAAGTAATGCGTAAACTTAGTGCCGACTTTGCCTCCAAGACTAAACTCAGTCAAAGTTGA